TTACCATCTTCCCTTGCAGAGTGGGCCAGATCTGATGACTGAGACAACTTGGGGCGTGAACTACAGAGCTCTACGTGATCTCTTCCAGCTTTCAAATGCAAGAACACATGTGGTGGCTTATGAAATTGGAGTACAAATGATTGAAATATACAATGAACAAGTTAGAGATCTACTAGTCAGTGATGGTTCTTCCAGAAGATATCCTTTCATATAGTTTAAAAAATGAAAAGTTGTATTGAATTGTCTACATTACTCTCTTCGAGTTTTTTTCTTAACCAGTTTCTCACGTTAGACATACGCAATAATTCTCAACTCAATGGACTTAATGTACCTGACGCAAGCCTGGTTCCGGTTTCTAGTACTCGAGATGTTCTTGATTTGATGAGGATTGGCCAAAAGAACCGTGCAGTGGGCGCCACTGCTCTAAATGAGAGAAGCAGCCGTTCCCACAGGTATCAAAGCTCTAAACTTATCCTATGATTATTATGTAATGGTCGTTGAACTGCTGAATAATTCCTCTGCAGTGTCTTGACCGTTCACGTCCAAGGAAAAGAGTTAGCCACAGGATCCATTTTAAGAGGCTGCCTTCATCTAGTGGATTTGGCTGGAAGTGAAAGAGTAGAGAAATCCGAAGCTGTGGGAGAGAGACTCAAAGAAGCTCAACACATAAACAAATCCTTGTCTGCACTAGGAGATGTTATTTCAGCACTTGCACAAAAGAGTTCACACGTTCCCTACAGAAACAGCAAGCTTACACAAGTTCTACAGGATTCCTTGGGTATAAACACTAATACAAGGCTTTTGTTTTCATTATCTGGAAGTTTCATCTCTCATATATATTAGTATGAACTTTATGTGCAGGTGGGCAAGCCAAAACTTTAATGTTTGTGCATATTAACCCTGAAGTTAACGCGGTAGGAGAGACTATAAGCACCCTTAAGTTTGCTCAAAGGGTTTCGTCCATTGAACTTGGAGCAGCTCGTTCAAACAAGGAAACTGGCGAAATTCGTGATCTTAAAGATGAGGTCTCAATAGCACCTGGTTCATTCTCGTTGCACTTATAGTAACTTTATATGTTGTGAAACACTCTTTCTTTCCACATTTGTAGATATCAAGCCTCAAATCAGCACTGGAGAAGAAACAAGCAGAGCTTGAACAAGTGCGAGCCGGTGGCATCCGGGCCACAACTGAATGTCAGAAATCAAGAACAGTTTCTCCTTTTCATATCCCAAGAACAAAGGCTGATGCAAGTCCACAGCCAAGTGAAAGTATGAGAAACTACGAGGTAAAACTCACGCAAAGACTGAATTGTTATTGTTAGTTAAAAGAGACTATGATCTAATCAGTTTGGTGAACTTTGATTTACAGACAAGAAGTTGCTCAACTGGCAAGCAGAGAAAGGCAGGGTTTACATCTGCAATAAGAAACAGAGAAGCAAGCCCAAAGATGCCAAATCTAGCAGAAGAGAGGTTAGATCCGAGATCACCATCGCCTACGAGTAGGAGGTCATTATCTACAGATAGAGGATCTTCCATCAAAAGTAGGAACAAGCCCGAGGTTACTCAGAACCTTCCGGTTTCAAGAACACCTTTTCCAGCTAGAGTACCAGTAGCCAAATCCTTTGCAACCGTTCCATTAAACCCATCAGGAGAAAACAGGCTGCGTATAGATAACACATCAGAGACATTACACAGTCATCAGAAGTTAAGCGCTAGAAAGCTCTTCCCTGAGGTTGATGAGCAACATATGAGGCATGCACTAAACATACGTCAAGGTGGTGTTAAGAAGACCAAAGCAGAGAGCATTAAAGCCAAGGGTAAGCAGCCATCGCCAGCTAGGTTTCAGAAATTTGACGTTGGGATCAGTTTACGTTCTGAGGCAGATTCTCAAGTAAAGACTGGAAGTTATTTGGGGAACAACCCCAATGTGATGCACTCAAGATTCCAAAATTTTGACGTTGGCATCAGCTTGTGCTCTGATCTCTGTGCCGGTGACAAATCAGATTCAACAACACTCAAGACTGATTCCTCGGAGACAGACAACGAGCATGTACTCTTTGAACCACCTTTACGATTGAAGAACGTACAAAGAAATTTCATCAGAAACTCCCAGAACCACAAACTTAGGTTACTATAAAACTCCACAAGATCTTTTCATTACGTACAATCACAACAATTGTTGACTTCATTTCGTTATACCATGCAGGACGATCTATGCTCACGAGGACCCTTCACTCGTGAATAAACTTGATGACAAGCCTTCGAAGGGTAATAGTAATATATCTATGCCTGAGTTCAGGAGAAGTCGTTCAACGAATCACGGAAGGTTTCCATAGAAATGTTCCAAGCTTGTCTCATAAAATCCATATCACACATTATATATGTATCATTTGTACAGACAGTTCGACGTAAAGTTTTATTTTTTCTTTGGGGTTTTGTCCTGTCTTTCACTCCATAGTTGTGATTTGAGATTGAACCGTTTTATCATATGAACGAGTGTCCTCTGTAGAAAACATATTTGTTCTACTCAAGGCTGTTTACCCTTTACATTGTTCATTTCAATTGTTGTAAGAGTAATCAATGGGTGATTAAATAATATTTGCACACTCAAAAGTTTTGGAACATTACAACAATCATTATATATTTTAAACCTGCAAATAGTTCGCTAGGAAATTTCCCCATAACGGTTTTTGTCACATAGGACTCATCATATACAATACATATCTAAGTAAACCTCACCATACATATCTCTATGCAAATCATAATATTAAAAGATGTTAATGCTTATGGTGCTGTGTATAAATGTAGTCTAAGTGAGATTCCGTCATCATCCTTCTCCTCAGGCATTCTTCATCTCCTTCTCCGCAATATTCCATCCCCATCAATTTCTATCATTAATTATAATTAGAAAACAAAATTACACAGGTTAATAATATATATTATCCCAGGCTTCATATAATCTACAATTTACTTTATATTATGTTCGATAGCTCTATAAGTTTGAAATTAGGAGAAAATAATGCACCATATTTCTCATTTTTTATTTTGTAAAGCATAAAAAAAAAAAAATTAAATCACAGGCAGATGTTAAATATAAATTTCGTTTTGAATCATAATTTTGATTTTTTCTTTTATTAACCGGAAGGTGATCTGGCCCTTACGCCATGTCTCGGTATCTCTCCAAGCTGGGCGCAGCAGTTGGTAATACCAATACGAGACATGGCGTAAACCCGTCCACACCCTCTCCCAACAAAAATCGAACTAGAAACACAAATGAAACCGATTTTAAGTCCTTAACCACTGGCCCAATGCAGCATTGGTTGCCTAATTTTGCTTTAGGAATGTAAAATATAGGCAATATTTTTTATCAACTGCAAACGTTTTCTTGGCATGCATCTGAAAATAGTTGTGAATTTTTAGCGTAGTTCAGGTGGTTTTTAGAAAGTTGTAGCAAAATAAAAAAAGAAAAATATAGTTTCTATAAGTTTGACATGGAGAGTACTAGGCCTGGGCATAATATCCGTAATCCGAAATCCGAACCGAATCCGAACCGAAAAACCCGATCCGTATCCGGTCC
This sequence is a window from Brassica oleracea var. oleracea cultivar TO1000 chromosome C1, BOL, whole genome shotgun sequence. Protein-coding genes within it:
- the LOC106310030 gene encoding kinesin KP1, with the translated sequence MPQELLRGLKGLVSTSNGDYELAQRKAEETAKRRYQAVEWLRQMDQGAAATLAENPSEEEFCLSLRNGLILCNVLNKVNPGSVLKVVENPVTLAIQYAEGAAQSAIQYFENMRNFLKAVEDMQLLTFGASDLEKGGSSNKVVDCILCLKGFYEWKQAGGVGVWRYGGTVRIVSLHPKVSSASLSLGSESNTDESVSLDESESSQYDQLLDFLHLSNDIATEESETAISLAFLFDHFALQLLNAYLKESDGINDLPLNEMVIDTLLNRVVKDFSAILVSQGTQLGSFLRKILKCDNGNLSRTEFLEAVFRYLRHRKDLVSKEFSKFCTCGGKPEIIGSSVQEFSPSHAEAIGLQQKELEDVKSNYMETRCQVEQMQSEWHEELQRIVHHVKAIEVTSSSYHKVLEENRLLYNEVQDLKGTIRVYCRVRPFLQGTTDMQSTVDYIGENGNIMIVNPFKQEKDSRKIFAFNKVFGQNVSQEQIYIDTQPVIRSVLDGFNVCIFAYGQTGSGKTYTMSGPDLMTETTWGVNYRALRDLFQLSNARTHVVAYEIGVQMIEIYNEQVRDLLVSDGSSRRLDIRNNSQLNGLNVPDASLVPVSSTRDVLDLMRIGQKNRAVGATALNERSSRSHSVLTVHVQGKELATGSILRGCLHLVDLAGSERVEKSEAVGERLKEAQHINKSLSALGDVISALAQKSSHVPYRNSKLTQVLQDSLGGQAKTLMFVHINPEVNAVGETISTLKFAQRVSSIELGAARSNKETGEIRDLKDEISSLKSALEKKQAELEQVRAGGIRATTECQKSRTVSPFHIPRTKADASPQPSESMRNYETRSCSTGKQRKAGFTSAIRNREASPKMPNLAEERLDPRSPSPTSRRSLSTDRGSSIKSRNKPEVTQNLPVSRTPFPARVPVAKSFATVPLNPSGENRLRIDNTSETLHSHQKLSARKLFPEVDEQHMRHALNIRQGGVKKTKAESIKAKGKQPSPARFQKFDVGISLRSEADSQVKTGSYLGNNPNVMHSRFQNFDVGISLCSDLCAGDKSDSTTLKTDSSETDNEHVLFEPPLRLKNVQRNFIRNSQNHKLRTIYAHEDPSLVNKLDDKPSKGNSNISMPEFRRSRSTNHGRFP